Genomic window (Granulicella arctica):
AGAGGCCATTCGTTGGACTTGAAACGTATGGTGTCCCGTCCACATCAAATCGAGCATGAGCGATCGATCCAACATTTCGGGCGCCAGCCCCTTCGAATCTGTCATCGGCTTTTCGCGGGCCGTGCGGATTGGCAACCACGTCCACGTCTCAGGCACCGGCCCGGGGGGGTCTGAGCAGTGCGACGCTGCCGAGCAGGCTGATCAATGCCTCACTCTGATCGCCACCGCGCTCAAACAGGCGGGTAGCTCCATCGAACACGTCTACCGAACCCGCGTTTACCTCACCAACGTCGATGACTGGGAGATGGTCGCGCGCATTCATGGCAAGTTCTTTTCGATCGTCCGGCCTGCTGCCACAATGGTGGTGGTTGCCGCCTTGCTCGATCCCGCGTGGAAGGTCGAGATCGAGGCGGACGCCTATACGCCGGGGATCGGCTAAACGCAGAGGCGGGCCGTTCGCGTATCCTTTCCATCATGGCCAAGC
Coding sequences:
- a CDS encoding RidA family protein, with product MSDRSNISGASPFESVIGFSRAVRIGNHVHVSGTGPGGSEQCDAAEQADQCLTLIATALKQAGSSIEHVYRTRVYLTNVDDWEMVARIHGKFFSIVRPAATMVVVAALLDPAWKVEIEADAYTPGIG